A genomic region of Micromonospora sp. NBRC 110009 contains the following coding sequences:
- the coaD gene encoding pantetheine-phosphate adenylyltransferase translates to MSHKQRQIRMSAVTTRPKVGRHMYGWDDRRHVVGVAVTATSDRGVVPVHRSLAVYPGTFDPFTPGHRDMVARARVMFDRVIVLLAVNADKRPTAEATTRAVRVRDAMPAAWGNVEVDTWIGLTTAYCLRRGATVIVRGLRTDADLRHEYQLAAMNEQLGIQTVWLPSRPQLAATSSTVARAYRSAQSARSPLNAEE, encoded by the coding sequence GTGTCGCACAAACAGCGGCAGATCAGGATGTCGGCGGTGACGACAAGGCCCAAGGTCGGTCGGCACATGTACGGCTGGGATGATCGTCGCCATGTGGTTGGAGTCGCGGTGACGGCTACGTCAGATCGTGGAGTGGTGCCGGTACACCGTTCGTTGGCGGTCTATCCCGGTACGTTCGATCCTTTCACCCCGGGGCACCGCGACATGGTGGCCCGTGCCCGGGTGATGTTCGACCGGGTCATCGTGTTGCTGGCGGTGAACGCCGACAAGCGACCAACCGCCGAGGCCACGACCAGGGCCGTACGCGTGCGCGACGCCATGCCAGCGGCCTGGGGCAATGTCGAGGTGGACACCTGGATCGGCCTGACCACCGCCTACTGCCTGCGCCGCGGCGCCACGGTCATCGTCCGCGGCCTACGTACGGACGCGGACCTTCGCCACGAGTACCAGCTCGCTGCGATGAACGAGCAGCTCGGCATTCAGACCGTCTGGTTGCCGTCCCGTCCGCAGCTGGCCGCCACTTCGTCGACGGTCGCACGTGCATACCGCTCGGCACAGTCGGCCCGCTCGCCCCTGAACGCTGAAGAGTGA
- a CDS encoding cytidylate kinase family protein, translating into MDHGTRDEVLGRLAEAVGSITVAHPARVAIDGPPAAGKTTLADELAVVLRTQGRNVIRATIDDFLFPRAQRYPRGEYSAEGCYFDTHDYGALNRVLLDPLGPGGDRRFQHAVYDRTADTALSPPIRTAPADAVLVFDGVFLMRPELIDRWDLRIFVSTALETTVDRAVIRERRVSPRAEVERRWRGRYIPSQQLYFATVRPTDHADIIVHNDEPQQPVWETRTH; encoded by the coding sequence ATGGACCACGGCACCCGCGACGAGGTGCTCGGCCGCCTGGCTGAGGCAGTCGGATCCATCACAGTCGCACACCCGGCGCGGGTAGCCATCGACGGACCGCCCGCCGCGGGCAAGACCACGCTCGCCGACGAGCTGGCCGTCGTCTTGCGCACACAGGGCCGCAACGTCATCCGCGCGACGATCGACGATTTCCTCTTCCCCCGGGCACAGCGCTATCCGCGCGGTGAGTACTCGGCCGAAGGCTGCTACTTCGACACCCACGACTACGGCGCGCTGAACCGGGTTCTGCTCGATCCGCTCGGTCCGGGCGGAGATCGACGCTTCCAACACGCGGTTTACGACCGCACAGCGGATACGGCGCTGTCCCCACCGATCAGGACCGCCCCCGCCGACGCCGTACTGGTCTTCGACGGCGTGTTCCTCATGCGCCCGGAACTGATTGATCGGTGGGACCTGCGCATCTTCGTGTCGACCGCGCTCGAGACAACCGTGGATCGTGCCGTGATCCGAGAGCGCCGGGTGTCACCTCGGGCCGAGGTCGAACGGCGCTGGCGCGGGCGTTACATCCCCTCCCAACAGCTCTACTTCGCCACGGTCCGCCCGACCGATCATGCCGACATCATCGTGCACAACGACGAGCCGCAGCAGCCGGTCTGGGAAACCCGAACGCACTGA
- a CDS encoding DUF418 domain-containing protein, translating into MDALRGFALFGILLVNIWYFASGYAFHRIPDPAYPSWLDHRIHDSMALLFEMKFYLLFSFLFGYSFTLQLDAARRRDTAFRPRFLRRMAGLFVLGGLHAVLLFHGDILTTYAVLGLVLLAVHRIRPRTAVILTGLLVGVVVLLFGSMALAEAPSVEQSAALTAGESITAALAGGPASVIAQNIRSIPHMIAGTAKLEGPVALAMFLLGLAAGRRQMLADVSAHTRGLRLIQRVGYPVGLAGAFAVVALGGRTTREGLALATLTGTALAAAYAATMLRLFHTPAGRHISTALAPAGRMALTNYLSQSLICALIFTGLGLGLIGQVPPAGVLAIALGIFAAQLVLSALWMRTHRYGPVEWVLRAVTYAERPAWRR; encoded by the coding sequence GTGGACGCGCTGCGGGGATTCGCGTTGTTCGGCATCCTGCTGGTCAACATCTGGTACTTCGCCTCGGGCTACGCGTTCCACCGCATCCCTGATCCGGCGTACCCCTCCTGGCTTGACCATCGGATCCACGACAGTATGGCGCTGCTGTTCGAGATGAAGTTCTACCTGCTCTTCTCATTTCTGTTCGGCTACAGCTTCACGCTCCAACTCGACGCGGCGCGGCGCCGGGACACCGCCTTCCGGCCGCGATTCCTGCGCCGGATGGCCGGCCTGTTCGTGCTTGGCGGACTGCACGCCGTGCTGCTATTCCACGGCGACATCCTCACCACCTACGCCGTACTCGGGCTGGTTTTGCTCGCCGTACACCGAATCCGGCCCCGCACGGCGGTGATCCTGACCGGCCTGCTCGTGGGGGTCGTCGTACTCCTGTTCGGCTCGATGGCCCTGGCGGAGGCGCCGTCGGTCGAGCAGTCGGCCGCCCTCACGGCCGGGGAAAGCATCACAGCGGCGCTGGCCGGCGGACCAGCCTCCGTCATCGCCCAGAACATCCGTTCGATACCACACATGATCGCCGGGACGGCGAAGCTGGAAGGACCCGTCGCCCTGGCCATGTTCCTTCTGGGGCTTGCCGCCGGCCGTCGCCAGATGCTGGCCGACGTGTCGGCACATACTCGCGGTCTGCGCCTGATCCAGCGCGTTGGATACCCCGTTGGTCTCGCTGGTGCGTTTGCTGTCGTAGCCCTGGGCGGCAGAACCACGCGCGAGGGCCTTGCCTTAGCCACCCTCACCGGGACGGCCCTGGCGGCCGCGTACGCCGCCACGATGCTGCGGCTGTTCCACACACCGGCGGGGCGTCACATATCGACCGCGCTCGCACCCGCCGGCCGGATGGCGTTGACCAACTACCTGAGCCAGTCCCTGATCTGTGCTCTGATCTTCACCGGGCTCGGTCTCGGCCTGATCGGCCAGGTACCGCCGGCCGGCGTGCTGGCCATCGCGCTTGGCATCTTCGCCGCGCAGCTGGTACTGAGCGCTCTCTGGATGAGGACCCACCGGTACGGCCCGGTCGAGTGGGTCCTCCGGGCGGTGACCTACGCCGAGCGGCCGGCGTGGCGCCGATAA
- a CDS encoding cyclase family protein, with product MLGYFNTLSNWGRWGDDDELGTLNHITDEVRLAAARAVRHGRSVSCAWEVAVPEEMERSTTTCPCAADMPGAEDMPVPEFRNDRRWGFSSERLGITFHGNTVTHVDSPCHVFWDGTMYNGRSHSLVDAATGSGWAAVTAAANGIITRGVLLDIARVRDVPWLEPGQGVFPDDLEEAERRQGVRVQSGDAVLLRTGHGRVRHEAGAASGFRQAGWHASCLPWLHERQVALIGADTPQDVQPSEYEDVLMPVHAVSLVAMGLWLLDNCDLEVCATTAAELGQWDFHLAVAPVRFAGTSGSPVNPIATF from the coding sequence GTGCTCGGGTACTTCAACACGCTGTCGAACTGGGGACGGTGGGGCGACGACGACGAGCTCGGGACTCTGAACCACATCACCGACGAGGTCCGGCTGGCGGCGGCGCGGGCCGTGCGCCACGGCAGGAGCGTGTCGTGCGCATGGGAGGTTGCCGTACCGGAGGAGATGGAGCGGTCGACGACGACGTGCCCGTGCGCCGCCGACATGCCGGGTGCCGAGGATATGCCGGTGCCCGAATTCCGCAACGACCGGCGCTGGGGCTTTTCGTCCGAGCGGCTCGGCATCACGTTCCACGGCAACACCGTCACCCACGTCGACTCGCCGTGCCATGTCTTCTGGGACGGCACGATGTACAACGGGCGGTCACACTCCTTGGTCGATGCCGCAACGGGATCGGGGTGGGCGGCCGTCACGGCGGCGGCGAACGGGATCATCACGCGTGGGGTCCTGCTGGACATTGCGAGGGTCCGCGATGTGCCGTGGTTGGAGCCGGGGCAGGGTGTGTTTCCCGACGATCTCGAGGAGGCCGAGCGTCGCCAGGGTGTGCGGGTGCAATCCGGCGATGCGGTACTCCTGCGGACCGGCCATGGCCGCGTCCGGCACGAGGCCGGTGCGGCCAGCGGTTTCAGGCAGGCCGGCTGGCACGCGTCCTGCCTGCCGTGGCTGCATGAACGGCAGGTCGCGCTGATCGGCGCTGACACCCCTCAGGACGTTCAGCCGTCGGAGTACGAAGACGTGTTGATGCCGGTTCACGCCGTGAGCCTCGTCGCGATGGGTCTGTGGCTGCTCGACAACTGCGACTTGGAGGTGTGCGCGACGACGGCTGCCGAGCTCGGCCAGTGGGACTTCCACCTCGCGGTCGCACCGGTCCGCTTCGCCGGTACGTCCGGCAGCCCGGTCAACCCGATCGCCACATTCTGA